The proteins below come from a single Stutzerimonas stutzeri RCH2 genomic window:
- a CDS encoding Hpt domain-containing protein — protein MGDRHDYVALEWVKGEIAETLKQARQALEAFVENPQDPTRMRFCLTYVHQVHGTLQMVEFFGAALLAEEMEQLARALLEGRVTNQGEALEVMMQAILQLPVYLDRIQSARRDLPMVVLPLLNDLRAARGEKLLSETSLFSPDLSGRAPALPQESVERLRTNELPALLRKLRQMLQVALVGVIRNQDMPTNLGYMARVFARLEVLCKDAPLEALWQIASGMVEGLASGEVSHGTSVRTLLRQVDKQLKRLVEEGADGLNQAAPDELIKNLLFYVAKAPGQTPRIQSLKQQYRLDEALPDSAVVDQERAQLAGPDRGAMRSVVAALCEELVRVKDSLDLFVRSDRKIIGDLASLEVPLKQIADTLAVLGFAQPRKIVLDQIVLVQSVAQGRQAPDDAVLMDIAGALLYVEATLAGMVGGPVEERNEASQLPTTDVAQIHQLVIREARNGLEQAKDAIIEFIASQWNHEHLARVPELLTQVRGGLAMIPLERAAALLQACNGYIQDQLLARKAVPDWQSLDTLADAITSVEYYLERLSEDCGTQGDLILDVAEESLQNLGYSLGSARSVGAEAAPVAADLVEPLDEIEVLPEDPALDEFEFAPAAQDEFQPVTQPELASEPHALFGVDAHPDVVDEATETGSEWTLEELPDDEEIIFRLPDDVQAPGPLPMDDEPVLSDWSEAQVAELDLPDVTLPEYCEAEPSSVAKPEPALSLEQVMAAPVAAINPPAQDVPPSLLPPPDDEEPVDEDLLEVFIEEAAEVLETIGEQLPRWFADTEDKEALGEVRRAFHTLKGSGRMVRALIIGELAWSIENLLNRVLDRSIQVTDPVKQVVTGVIALMPALVDEFAAKAQRQRDDVDQLAAAAHALAKGQPAMLSQPAVMPATPAEDSSPETFSADDDALDPQLLEIFRNEAEAHLTTLVSFLADCAQRLPQPVTDALQRALHTLKGSAHMAGILPVAEIATPLEKMAKEFKTNLIQMDLAEAELLHEAELLLRKGLTNLDHEPLAPIEGAAEFLLKVHTLHQARLVEAGARQHNDAGETRDPNMIALFLSEGMDILLDAEDLLRSWREHPAERQELSALLQELTTLGQGAKMADLPQMEALCQVLLRLYAVVEEGRLAVSERFFDDVEQGHEALVGMMDQVAAALQVSEQSELVARLEALLAEAIDPLSLEQPFERSVEPDQVAVAIEAPLTLLPAEAEAEAEAEAEAEAEAEAEAEAWPMEDAPADEAQDELDHEMVEIFLDEAVDLMESAGHALDRWLADPANQMALSALLRDLHTLKGGARMAAIRPIGDLAHELESLYEGLSDGRYVHSQELATLLQRSHDHLALQLEQLQRETPMSCADALIESMQAFRQGVLPVFESVEEDDASQPLPVDDPILNEELLTIEYQADQPQDEPLSSDSLDISLVEIEDDLPEAQEKAVAEEINAVDVPLAEDLDEIEFSLPGVEETPASFDDISSPVQNDVERDPELVEIFLEEGFDLIESAAGGLQRWMADVDNSFELEALQRDLHTLKGGARMADIREIGDLSHELEFLYEGLCAGNYRASPELFGLLQACQDRLAEMLEAVRAHQPVPSGEALIETIRRFRNNPEEQLSIPSSVSLKAAQDDAQQSAEAEILDIFVEEADDLLEEMESALGRWDAGREDAAPLADMLRVLHTLKGGARLAGQTDLGNMAHDLEQMLGEAQQQGAPWPDSLFLDVQQGYDALLKDVEQLRANLASDGETRSDSSEASQPEAQDLEPQLPSEPLMLAQPIVAASTQPAPSSSPAKVLPFIRRAQLAAQEAAARRAPQELVKVPAELLEGLVNLAGETSIFRGRVEQQVSDVGFTLGEMEATIERVRDQLRRLDTETQAQILSRYQAEAERAGYDDFDPLEMDRHSQLQQLSRALFESASDLLDLKETLAARNRDAETLLLQQARVNTELQEGLMRTRMVPFERLVPRLRRIVRQVAGELGKQVEFMVGNATGEMDRSVLERIVAPLEHMLRNAVDHGIESVERRRAVGKPEQGTIRLDLAREGGDIVLTLADDGAGINLDAVRRKAIERGLMVADSDLSEHEILQFILEAGFSTAERVTQISGRGVGMDVVHSEVKQLGGSMTIESTLGQGTRFLIRLPFTVSVNRALMVYSGEDLYAIPLNTIEGIVRVSPYELEAYYQPDAPRFEYAGQAYELRYLGDLLNNGQKPKLVGQSLPLPVILVRSKEHSVAVQVDSLAGSREIVVKSLGPQFAGVHGISGATILGDGRVVVILDLLATIRVLHAYQLTQLQQPRLFDQTHEPVEVESERPTLVMVVDDSVTVRKVTSRLLERNGMNVLTAKDGVDAITQLQERKPDIMLLDIEMPRMDGFEVATLVRHDERLKDLPIVMITSRTGEKHRDRALSIGVNEYLGKPYQESVLLEAIQRLVHADV, from the coding sequence ATGGGTGATCGGCACGATTATGTCGCCCTGGAGTGGGTGAAAGGCGAAATTGCCGAGACGCTTAAGCAGGCGCGTCAGGCCTTGGAGGCGTTCGTCGAGAACCCTCAGGACCCAACTCGGATGCGCTTTTGCCTGACCTACGTGCACCAGGTCCATGGCACTCTGCAGATGGTTGAGTTCTTTGGTGCAGCCTTGCTCGCCGAGGAAATGGAGCAGCTGGCCCGCGCGCTGTTGGAGGGCCGCGTCACGAACCAGGGCGAAGCGCTCGAGGTCATGATGCAGGCGATCCTGCAGTTGCCTGTCTATCTGGATCGCATTCAGAGCGCCCGGCGCGACCTGCCGATGGTGGTCCTTCCGCTACTAAACGATCTTCGTGCCGCTCGCGGCGAGAAGCTTCTTTCCGAAACCAGTCTTTTTTCCCCTGACCTTTCCGGGCGAGCTCCAGCGCTGCCCCAGGAATCGGTCGAACGTCTGCGCACCAATGAGCTGCCGGCGCTGCTGCGCAAGTTGCGGCAGATGCTGCAGGTGGCTCTGGTCGGAGTGATCCGTAATCAGGACATGCCGACCAACCTGGGCTACATGGCCCGGGTATTCGCGCGACTGGAAGTGCTCTGCAAGGATGCGCCACTGGAAGCGTTATGGCAGATCGCGTCAGGTATGGTCGAGGGCCTGGCCAGCGGAGAGGTAAGCCACGGGACTTCGGTTCGCACCCTGTTGCGCCAGGTCGACAAGCAGCTCAAGCGGCTGGTCGAGGAAGGTGCCGATGGCCTGAATCAGGCTGCTCCCGATGAACTGATCAAGAACCTGCTGTTCTACGTCGCCAAGGCGCCGGGGCAGACGCCGCGTATCCAGTCGCTCAAGCAGCAATATCGCCTCGACGAAGCTCTGCCAGACAGTGCCGTGGTCGATCAGGAGCGTGCCCAGCTGGCAGGCCCGGACCGCGGTGCGATGCGCTCGGTGGTGGCTGCGCTTTGTGAAGAACTGGTGCGGGTGAAGGACAGTCTTGATCTGTTCGTGCGCAGCGATCGCAAGATCATTGGCGATCTCGCCAGCCTTGAAGTGCCGCTCAAGCAGATCGCCGACACCTTGGCTGTTCTTGGCTTCGCACAACCACGCAAGATCGTGCTCGACCAGATCGTCCTCGTGCAGTCCGTCGCACAGGGTAGGCAGGCGCCTGATGACGCTGTGCTGATGGATATCGCCGGAGCCCTGCTGTACGTAGAAGCGACCTTGGCTGGCATGGTTGGAGGCCCGGTTGAGGAACGCAACGAAGCCAGTCAACTGCCGACCACCGATGTCGCTCAGATCCACCAACTGGTGATTCGTGAGGCGCGTAATGGCCTGGAGCAGGCCAAGGACGCGATCATCGAATTCATCGCGTCCCAGTGGAACCATGAGCATCTTGCACGGGTGCCGGAGCTGCTGACGCAGGTTCGTGGCGGTCTGGCGATGATCCCCCTGGAGCGCGCCGCTGCGTTGCTGCAGGCCTGCAATGGTTATATCCAGGACCAGCTCCTGGCCCGTAAGGCTGTACCAGATTGGCAGAGTCTGGATACCCTGGCTGATGCAATTACCAGCGTCGAGTATTACCTCGAGCGCCTGTCCGAGGATTGCGGTACCCAAGGTGACCTGATTCTGGATGTGGCGGAAGAAAGCCTGCAGAACCTTGGCTATTCGCTTGGAAGTGCACGGTCTGTTGGCGCTGAGGCTGCGCCGGTGGCGGCCGATCTGGTCGAACCGCTGGATGAAATAGAAGTGCTACCCGAAGACCCGGCTCTGGATGAGTTCGAGTTCGCCCCGGCCGCTCAGGATGAGTTTCAGCCTGTTACACAGCCCGAGCTTGCGAGCGAGCCGCACGCACTGTTTGGAGTTGATGCGCACCCCGACGTCGTCGACGAAGCAACTGAAACCGGCTCCGAATGGACGCTGGAAGAGCTGCCTGATGATGAAGAAATCATCTTCAGGCTGCCTGACGACGTCCAGGCGCCTGGGCCGCTGCCCATGGATGATGAGCCCGTCCTGAGTGACTGGAGCGAGGCACAGGTCGCCGAGCTCGATCTACCTGACGTGACGCTGCCGGAATATTGCGAAGCTGAGCCTTCGTCGGTTGCTAAGCCCGAGCCCGCGCTCAGCCTGGAACAGGTCATGGCGGCACCGGTCGCCGCCATAAATCCACCAGCCCAGGATGTCCCGCCCAGCCTCTTGCCGCCACCCGACGACGAGGAGCCGGTCGACGAGGATCTGCTCGAGGTTTTCATCGAGGAAGCTGCGGAGGTACTGGAGACCATTGGCGAACAGTTGCCGCGCTGGTTTGCCGATACTGAAGACAAGGAGGCGCTGGGTGAAGTCCGCCGCGCCTTCCATACGCTCAAAGGCAGTGGGCGAATGGTGCGTGCGCTGATCATTGGCGAGCTTGCCTGGTCTATCGAGAATCTGCTCAACCGTGTTCTGGATCGCAGCATCCAGGTCACCGATCCAGTCAAGCAGGTGGTGACCGGGGTCATCGCGCTGATGCCTGCCCTGGTCGATGAGTTTGCGGCCAAGGCACAGCGTCAGCGTGACGATGTCGATCAACTGGCCGCGGCTGCGCATGCGCTGGCAAAGGGGCAGCCGGCGATGCTGTCACAGCCTGCGGTGATGCCTGCGACGCCAGCGGAAGACTCGTCCCCAGAGACCTTTTCGGCCGACGATGACGCACTCGACCCTCAGTTGCTGGAAATCTTCCGCAACGAAGCCGAGGCGCATTTGACTACGCTGGTCAGTTTCCTTGCCGATTGCGCTCAGCGACTCCCTCAGCCGGTTACCGATGCGCTGCAGCGCGCATTGCATACGCTCAAGGGCAGTGCGCACATGGCCGGCATTCTGCCGGTCGCGGAGATTGCAACGCCGCTGGAGAAGATGGCCAAGGAGTTCAAAACCAACCTGATTCAGATGGATCTGGCTGAAGCTGAACTGCTGCATGAAGCCGAGCTGCTGCTGCGCAAAGGGCTGACCAATCTCGACCATGAGCCGTTGGCGCCGATCGAGGGGGCCGCGGAATTTCTGCTCAAGGTCCATACGCTGCATCAGGCAAGGCTGGTGGAAGCCGGTGCCCGTCAGCACAACGATGCGGGTGAGACTCGCGATCCGAACATGATTGCGCTGTTCCTCTCCGAAGGCATGGATATCCTGCTGGATGCTGAAGATTTGCTGCGCAGCTGGCGCGAGCATCCGGCCGAGCGTCAGGAGCTATCGGCGCTGCTACAGGAGCTGACGACGCTCGGGCAGGGCGCGAAGATGGCCGATCTGCCGCAGATGGAGGCGCTGTGTCAGGTGCTGCTGCGTTTGTACGCCGTGGTGGAGGAGGGTCGGCTGGCGGTCAGTGAACGATTCTTCGACGATGTCGAACAAGGGCACGAGGCACTGGTCGGCATGATGGACCAGGTCGCTGCCGCGCTGCAGGTCAGCGAACAGTCGGAACTGGTCGCGCGGCTTGAGGCGCTGCTTGCCGAAGCCATTGATCCGTTGTCGCTGGAGCAACCTTTTGAGCGATCAGTCGAGCCGGATCAGGTTGCAGTAGCGATCGAAGCGCCACTGACACTGTTGCCGGCCGAAGCCGAAGCCGAAGCCGAAGCCGAAGCCGAAGCCGAAGCCGAAGCCGAAGCCGAAGCCGAAGCTTGGCCGATGGAAGATGCGCCCGCTGACGAGGCGCAGGACGAGCTGGACCATGAGATGGTCGAGATTTTCCTCGACGAAGCGGTCGATCTGATGGAGAGCGCTGGCCATGCGCTCGATCGCTGGCTTGCTGACCCAGCCAATCAAATGGCGCTATCAGCTCTGCTGCGGGATCTGCATACCCTCAAAGGTGGTGCCCGCATGGCTGCCATTCGCCCCATCGGCGATTTGGCGCATGAGCTGGAATCGCTTTACGAAGGGCTTTCTGACGGTCGCTACGTCCATTCGCAAGAACTCGCGACTCTGCTACAGCGAAGCCATGACCACCTGGCATTGCAGCTAGAGCAGTTGCAGCGCGAAACGCCCATGAGTTGCGCCGATGCGCTGATCGAATCGATGCAAGCCTTTCGCCAAGGCGTCCTGCCGGTATTCGAGTCTGTGGAGGAGGACGACGCCAGTCAGCCCCTTCCTGTCGATGATCCGATCCTGAACGAAGAACTGCTCACGATCGAATACCAGGCCGACCAGCCGCAGGACGAGCCGCTTTCTTCTGACTCGCTTGATATTTCGCTGGTGGAAATCGAGGACGATTTACCTGAGGCGCAGGAGAAAGCCGTAGCGGAAGAAATTAACGCTGTCGATGTTCCGCTCGCCGAAGACCTCGATGAAATCGAATTCAGCCTTCCAGGCGTGGAGGAGACGCCGGCGTCGTTCGACGACATTTCGAGTCCGGTACAGAACGACGTCGAGCGTGATCCCGAGCTGGTGGAGATATTCCTCGAAGAAGGTTTCGATCTCATCGAAAGCGCTGCAGGTGGTTTGCAGCGGTGGATGGCGGACGTCGATAACAGCTTCGAGCTCGAGGCGCTGCAGCGGGATCTGCATACCCTCAAAGGCGGCGCGCGGATGGCGGATATCCGCGAAATCGGCGATCTGTCCCATGAACTCGAGTTCCTCTACGAAGGCTTGTGTGCAGGTAACTACCGTGCCAGTCCTGAGTTGTTCGGCTTGCTGCAGGCCTGTCAGGACCGCCTGGCGGAAATGCTCGAAGCCGTGCGTGCGCACCAGCCAGTTCCTAGCGGTGAAGCCCTGATCGAAACGATCCGGCGTTTTCGCAACAACCCCGAAGAGCAGTTGAGCATTCCCAGCAGCGTTTCGCTGAAGGCGGCTCAGGACGATGCACAGCAGTCCGCCGAAGCTGAAATCCTCGATATTTTCGTCGAGGAAGCCGACGATCTGCTGGAGGAAATGGAGTCGGCGCTCGGTCGTTGGGATGCCGGCCGTGAAGACGCAGCGCCCCTGGCTGACATGCTGCGCGTGCTGCACACGTTGAAGGGCGGAGCGCGCCTGGCTGGGCAGACTGACCTGGGCAACATGGCCCATGATCTGGAGCAGATGCTTGGTGAGGCTCAGCAGCAAGGCGCTCCCTGGCCGGACAGTCTGTTCCTTGATGTCCAGCAGGGTTACGACGCGCTGCTGAAAGATGTCGAGCAGCTTCGCGCGAACCTGGCGAGTGACGGTGAGACACGCAGCGATAGCAGCGAAGCGTCGCAGCCAGAAGCGCAGGACCTCGAGCCGCAACTGCCGAGCGAGCCGCTGATGTTGGCGCAGCCGATCGTCGCAGCCAGCACCCAGCCCGCGCCGAGCAGCAGCCCGGCCAAGGTGTTGCCGTTCATTCGACGTGCACAGCTGGCAGCCCAGGAGGCGGCAGCGCGCCGCGCGCCGCAGGAGTTGGTCAAGGTTCCTGCAGAACTGTTGGAAGGTCTGGTCAACTTGGCCGGTGAGACATCGATCTTCCGCGGGCGGGTCGAGCAGCAGGTCAGTGACGTGGGTTTCACCCTCGGTGAGATGGAGGCAACCATCGAGCGGGTGCGCGACCAACTGCGTCGTTTGGATACCGAAACCCAGGCGCAGATCCTCAGTCGTTATCAGGCCGAGGCCGAACGTGCCGGTTATGACGATTTCGATCCGTTGGAAATGGACCGCCACTCACAGTTGCAGCAGCTCTCGCGCGCACTGTTCGAGTCGGCGTCCGACTTGCTCGACCTGAAAGAAACCCTGGCTGCGCGTAACCGCGACGCCGAAACCCTGCTGCTGCAGCAGGCGCGGGTCAATACCGAGCTGCAGGAAGGCCTCATGCGTACCCGCATGGTGCCGTTCGAGCGGCTGGTTCCGCGTCTGCGGCGTATCGTGCGGCAGGTTGCGGGTGAGCTCGGCAAACAGGTCGAATTCATGGTCGGCAATGCCACCGGTGAAATGGACCGCAGCGTACTCGAGCGAATCGTCGCGCCGCTGGAGCACATGCTGCGTAACGCCGTCGATCATGGCATCGAGTCGGTGGAGCGCCGTCGGGCTGTCGGCAAGCCCGAGCAGGGCACCATCCGCCTGGATCTGGCGCGCGAGGGGGGCGATATCGTCCTGACGCTGGCCGATGACGGCGCCGGTATCAATCTGGACGCGGTACGGCGCAAGGCGATCGAACGCGGTTTGATGGTGGCCGATAGCGACCTTTCCGAGCACGAGATTCTGCAGTTCATCCTGGAAGCCGGTTTCTCCACGGCGGAGCGTGTTACCCAGATATCCGGGCGTGGCGTGGGCATGGACGTGGTGCACTCGGAGGTCAAGCAACTCGGCGGCTCGATGACCATCGAGTCGACCCTGGGCCAGGGCACGCGCTTCCTGATTCGCCTGCCGTTCACGGTGTCCGTCAACCGGGCGCTGATGGTGTATTCCGGCGAGGATCTCTATGCGATTCCGCTGAATACCATCGAAGGTATCGTGCGTGTCTCGCCCTACGAGCTGGAGGCCTACTACCAGCCGGACGCGCCACGCTTCGAATATGCCGGGCAGGCATACGAGCTGCGTTATCTCGGCGATCTCTTGAATAACGGGCAGAAGCCGAAGTTGGTCGGGCAGAGCCTGCCCTTGCCGGTGATCCTGGTTCGTTCGAAGGAGCACAGCGTTGCGGTGCAGGTCGACAGCCTTGCCGGCTCTCGCGAGATCGTGGTGAAGAGCCTCGGCCCGCAGTTCGCCGGCGTCCACGGGATCTCCGGTGCGACGATCCTCGGCGACGGTCGCGTGGTGGTGATTCTCGACCTGCTGGCGACCATTCGTGTGCTGCATGCGTATCAACTCACTCAGCTGCAACAGCCGCGCTTGTTCGATCAGACTCATGAGCCGGTCGAGGTGGAAAGCGAGCGGCCGACACTGGTCATGGTGGTCGATGATTCGGTCACCGTGCGCAAGGTCACCAGTCGCCTACTGGAGCGCAACGGCATGAACGTGCTGACTGCCAAGGACGGTGTGGATGCCATTACGCAACTGCAGGAGCGCAAGCCGGACATCATGCTGCTGGACATCGAAATGCCACGCATGGACGGCTTCGAAGTCGCCACGCTGGTACGTCACGATGAACGCCTGAAGGATCTGCCGATCGTCATGATCACCTCGCGTACCGGCGAGAAGCACCGCGATCGCGCGTTGAGCATTGGCGTCAATGAGTACCTCGGCAAGCCGTACCAGGAGTCGGTGTTGCTCGAGGCGATTCAGCGGCTGGTGCATGCCGATGTCTGA
- a CDS encoding chemotaxis protein CheB, translating into MSEVLCARIAVLADTSLQRHVLQQALTGSGYQVVLNNDPARLEPADLDSTEADLWLVDLAQTEDSPLVDALLERDTTRVLFGEGHAPERHSEFYPRWERSLFSKLKRLVGDPSRAVGPRLDVLQGEGQRPERLTLPPLLADTALLAGEPASQVWLLAASLGGPEAVKAFLDALPGGLPVGFIYAQHIEASFESALSQAVGRHSQWQVRQVRAGEPVRCGEVVIAPIAEELGFDSDGNARLNGRCWPEPYSPSIDQMMLNLAQQFGERCGVIAFSGMGSDGSAAAAYVLRQGGKVWTQRADSCACSSMPDNLREGGYSSYSGDSRELAQALVNHLVNQVGTPTTSFKRDNS; encoded by the coding sequence ATGTCTGAAGTCCTCTGCGCACGTATAGCGGTCCTGGCCGATACCTCGCTGCAGCGCCACGTGCTGCAGCAGGCGTTGACTGGCAGCGGTTATCAGGTGGTGCTGAACAACGACCCGGCGCGCCTTGAGCCTGCCGATCTGGACAGCACCGAAGCTGATCTGTGGCTGGTCGATCTGGCGCAGACCGAGGACTCGCCATTGGTGGATGCGCTGCTTGAGCGAGACACCACGCGGGTGCTGTTCGGTGAAGGGCATGCGCCGGAGCGGCATTCGGAATTCTATCCACGCTGGGAACGCAGCCTTTTCAGCAAGTTGAAGCGTCTGGTGGGCGATCCATCGCGCGCGGTGGGTCCGCGTCTGGATGTGCTGCAGGGCGAAGGGCAACGCCCGGAACGCCTGACGCTCCCGCCACTATTGGCCGATACCGCCTTGCTGGCCGGTGAGCCAGCCAGTCAGGTATGGCTGCTGGCGGCTTCGCTGGGCGGGCCGGAGGCGGTGAAGGCGTTTCTCGATGCGCTGCCCGGCGGTCTTCCGGTGGGCTTCATCTATGCCCAGCACATCGAAGCCAGTTTCGAATCGGCGCTGTCCCAGGCCGTCGGGCGGCACAGTCAGTGGCAGGTTCGCCAGGTCAGGGCAGGGGAGCCAGTGCGTTGTGGCGAAGTGGTCATCGCGCCCATCGCCGAGGAGCTTGGATTCGACAGCGATGGCAATGCAAGACTGAATGGTCGCTGCTGGCCGGAGCCGTACAGTCCCTCGATCGATCAGATGATGCTGAATCTGGCTCAGCAGTTTGGCGAGCGGTGCGGCGTCATCGCGTTCAGCGGCATGGGCAGCGACGGCAGTGCCGCTGCCGCCTATGTGCTGCGCCAGGGCGGCAAGGTCTGGACCCAGCGTGCCGACTCCTGTGCCTGCTCGAGCATGCCGGACAACCTTCGCGAAGGCGGCTACAGCTCCTACAGCGGTGATTCGCGCGAGTTGGCTCAGGCATTGGTCAATCATTTGGTCAATCAGGTCGGCACGCCCACCACGTCTTTTAAACGGGATAACTCATGA
- a CDS encoding chemotaxis protein CheW: MSQMVVSQDVESLTGLLMPLADRMLLMPNVAVAELIPYRAPQAVQGMPAWFLGQVQWRDLSLPLLSFEAASNGQAQPVSNTARVAVLNAVGGRDHVKFIALLVQGIPHSIKVDASLARADVALAPLELDAVNLGDVQARIPDLVGLEQKLADAGLI, encoded by the coding sequence ATGAGTCAGATGGTCGTTTCTCAGGATGTGGAAAGCCTTACCGGGCTGCTGATGCCACTTGCCGATCGGATGCTGTTGATGCCCAACGTGGCCGTCGCCGAGTTGATTCCCTATCGCGCGCCACAGGCGGTGCAGGGAATGCCGGCATGGTTTCTCGGGCAGGTGCAATGGCGCGACCTGAGCCTTCCGCTGCTTTCGTTCGAAGCCGCGTCCAACGGCCAGGCGCAGCCGGTGAGCAACACTGCCCGGGTGGCCGTGCTCAATGCGGTTGGCGGGCGTGATCACGTGAAGTTCATTGCGTTGCTGGTGCAGGGCATTCCGCACTCGATCAAGGTCGATGCCAGCCTGGCGCGTGCGGATGTGGCGCTTGCGCCGCTGGAGCTCGATGCCGTCAACCTCGGTGATGTGCAGGCGCGCATACCCGATCTGGTCGGCCTGGAACAGAAGCTGGCCGATGCCGGCCTGATCTGA
- a CDS encoding 16S rRNA (uracil(1498)-N(3))-methyltransferase: protein MRLSRFFIDAPLSLGQHPLPEASAHYIGRVLRLTAGSAVQLFDGSGDEFRGELLEVGKKTVTVELHEHLKGMPESALQIHLGQGLSRGERMDWAIQKATELGVAQITPIISERCEVRLNDERADKRLAHWRQIAISACEQCGRSVLPIIHAPVSLRDWLAVEAELKLVLHPIAEPLASHAKPRTLAFLIGPEGGLSENEVEQAAVQGFLPARLGPRVLRTETAPVVALSVAQQLWGDF from the coding sequence ATGCGCCTATCCCGCTTCTTCATCGACGCTCCGCTTTCTCTCGGCCAGCATCCGCTGCCTGAAGCATCGGCCCACTACATCGGTCGGGTGCTGCGCCTTACCGCCGGCAGCGCAGTGCAACTGTTCGACGGCAGCGGCGACGAGTTTCGCGGCGAACTGCTGGAGGTCGGCAAGAAGACGGTCACCGTCGAACTGCACGAGCACCTGAAAGGTATGCCGGAGTCGGCGCTACAGATTCATCTGGGCCAGGGACTGTCGCGCGGCGAGCGGATGGATTGGGCAATCCAGAAAGCCACCGAGCTGGGCGTCGCGCAGATCACTCCGATCATCAGCGAGCGCTGCGAAGTGCGCCTCAACGACGAGCGTGCCGACAAGCGCCTGGCGCACTGGCGGCAGATCGCGATCAGCGCCTGCGAGCAATGTGGCCGGTCGGTTCTGCCGATCATTCACGCGCCCGTCAGCCTTCGCGACTGGCTGGCTGTCGAAGCAGAGCTGAAGTTGGTGCTTCACCCGATAGCCGAGCCGCTGGCGAGCCATGCGAAGCCGCGGACGCTGGCGTTTCTGATCGGTCCGGAAGGCGGCTTGAGCGAAAACGAAGTCGAGCAGGCCGCCGTGCAGGGGTTCCTGCCCGCCAGGCTCGGCCCGCGGGTGCTGCGCACCGAGACCGCACCGGTAGTGGCCTTGAGCGTGGCGCAGCAGTTGTGGGGGGATTTCTAG
- a CDS encoding adenosylmethionine--8-amino-7-oxononanoate transaminase encodes MSLNDSWMQRDLAVLWHPCTQMKDHEQLPLIPIRRGDGVWLEDFDGKRYLDAVSSWWVNVFGHANPRINQRIKDQVDQLEHVMLAGFSHQPVVELSERLVALTPAGLDRVFYTDNGSTGIEVALKMSFHYWRNSGRGQKQRFVTLTNSYHGETVAAMSVGDVALFTDTYKPLLLDTFKVPSPDCYLRPDGVSWEEHSRQMFAHMEQTLAEHHQDIAAVIVEPLIQGAGGMRMYHPVYLKLLREACDRYEVHLIHDEIAVGFGRTGTMFACEQAGITPDFLCLSKALTGGYLPMAAVLTTDRIYQAFYDDYSTLRAFLHSHTYTGNPLACAAALATLDIFAEDNVIEANKPLAARMASATAHLVDHPHVAEVRQTGMALAIEMVQDKASRTAYPWQERRGLKVYQHALERGALLRPLGSVVYFLPPYCITEEQIDFLAAVATEGIDIATRETSVSVASGSYPGFRDPG; translated from the coding sequence ATGAGCCTGAACGACAGCTGGATGCAACGCGACCTCGCCGTGCTCTGGCACCCCTGCACCCAGATGAAAGATCACGAACAGCTGCCGCTGATTCCAATCCGCCGCGGCGACGGCGTATGGCTGGAGGACTTCGACGGCAAGCGCTACCTCGACGCCGTCAGTTCCTGGTGGGTCAATGTATTCGGCCACGCCAACCCGCGTATCAATCAGCGCATCAAGGATCAGGTAGATCAGCTCGAGCATGTGATGCTCGCCGGCTTCAGCCATCAGCCTGTAGTCGAACTGTCGGAACGACTCGTTGCACTGACACCAGCCGGGCTGGATCGCGTCTTCTATACCGACAATGGCTCGACCGGCATCGAAGTAGCGCTGAAGATGAGCTTTCACTATTGGCGCAACAGCGGTCGCGGGCAGAAGCAGCGCTTCGTCACCCTGACCAACAGCTACCACGGCGAAACTGTCGCGGCGATGTCGGTAGGCGATGTCGCGCTCTTCACCGACACCTACAAGCCGCTGCTGCTGGACACCTTCAAGGTACCGAGCCCGGACTGCTACCTGCGGCCCGACGGCGTGAGCTGGGAAGAACACTCGCGACAGATGTTCGCGCATATGGAGCAGACGCTGGCCGAGCATCACCAGGACATCGCCGCAGTCATCGTCGAGCCACTGATCCAGGGCGCCGGCGGCATGCGCATGTATCACCCGGTCTACCTCAAGCTGCTGCGTGAAGCCTGCGACCGCTACGAGGTGCATCTCATCCACGACGAGATCGCCGTTGGTTTCGGCCGCACCGGCACCATGTTCGCCTGCGAGCAGGCCGGCATCACGCCCGACTTCCTCTGTCTGTCCAAAGCCCTCACAGGCGGCTACCTGCCCATGGCCGCGGTGCTGACTACGGACAGGATCTATCAGGCGTTCTACGACGACTATTCGACGCTGCGGGCCTTCCTCCACTCGCACACCTACACCGGCAACCCGCTGGCGTGCGCCGCAGCGCTGGCAACGCTGGATATCTTTGCCGAGGACAATGTCATCGAGGCGAACAAGCCGTTAGCCGCGCGCATGGCCAGCGCCACCGCACACCTGGTCGACCACCCGCATGTGGCAGAGGTCCGTCAGACCGGCATGGCGCTGGCCATCGAAATGGTTCAGGACAAGGCCAGCCGCACCGCGTATCCCTGGCAGGAGCGGCGCGGCCTGAAGGTCTACCAGCACGCCCTGGAACGCGGCGCGTTGTTGCGGCCGCTCGGCAGCGTGGTGTATTTCCTGCCGCCGTATTGCATCACCGAGGAGCAGATCGACTTTCTCGCCGCTGTCGCCACCGAAGGCATCGACATCGCTACACGAGAAACTTCGGTATCCGTAGCAAGTGGCAGCTACCCAGGGTTCCGCGATCCGGGCTGA